The window CCTGCGCGCCCAGGGCATCGGGCTGCCGTCCTTCAACTTCCTGCAGCGCATCCCCGGCCTTTCTATCGAGAACCTCGCCGCTGGCTGCTGCGGCATGTCGGGAAGCTTCGGTTTCAAGGGCGACAAGTACGAGATCTCCATGAAGGTCGGCGAGAAGGTCTTCGAGCGCATCGCCGAGGTCGGCGCTGACACCGTCGTCTCCGACTGCGGCACCTGCCGCCTGCAGATCCGCCACGGCTCGGGCAAGGCGACGTGCCACCCCATCGAAATCCTCGCGCAAGCGTATGGATATAAATAAGGAAGCAATCCTCGCTTCCTCAAGTCCCCCGCAGCCCGACATGACGAGTCGTCAGGGAAGAAATCTCACCCGGAAGGGAGGCGGTCATCAAGAAACGCGAAGAAGGCATCACCACACAGTTTCATCCAACGAGGTCTGCCCGGCGATGTAGCAATACGGCGCTGGGCAAGGGGAACAGAGTCGAGAAACGAACGAAAAGGAGTGGCAATATGGGACAGAAATACGTCATGGCGCTTGACGCCGGCACGACGAGCAACCGCGCCATCATCTTCGATGTGGATTCCAAGATCGTCGGCGTCGCGCAGAAGGAGTTCACGCAGCACTTCCCGCAGCCCGGCTGGGTCGAGCACGACGCGGAAGAGATCTGGAGCTCCATGCACGAAGTCATGCGAGAAGCTCTCGAGCAGTCGGGACTCGTCGCGAGTGACATCGCCGCCATCGGCATCACGAACCAGCGCGAAACGGCGGTCGTCTGGGACAGGACGACGGGACGGCCAATCTACAATGCCATCGTCTGGCAGTCACGCCAGACGGCGGACATCTGCGAAGATCTCAAGCGTCAGGGACTTGTCGATGAGTTCAAGGAGAAGACGGGACTCGTCATCGACGCTTACTTCTCGGGCACGAAGGTCAAGTGGATCCTCGACCATGTGGAAGGCGCACGCGCACGCGCGGAAAAGGGCGAGCTTGCCTTCGGCACGATCGACACATGGCTTCTTTGGAAGCTCACGGGCGGCAAGGAGCACAAGACGGACTACTCGAACGCTTCGCGCACCTTGATGTTCAACATCAAGACGCTCGAATGGGATGAGGCACTCCTGAAGCATCTGACCGTGCCGAAGAGCCTCTTGCCCGAGGTTCGCCCGTCGAGCGAGGTCTACGGTCACACCATTCCGTCCATCATCGGCGCTTCCGTTCCCGTCGCAGGCATGGCGGGCGACCAGCAGTCGGCGCTCTTCGGCCAGAATTGCTTCTCTCCCGGCGAGGCGAAAAACACCTACGGCACGGGCTGCTTCCTGCTCATGAACACGGGCACGGATATATGCATGTCGAAGAACGGACTCGTGACGACCATTGCCTGGGGACTTGACGGCAAGGTCGAATATGCGCTCGAAGGCTCGATCTTCGTCGGCGGTTCTGCCATCCAATGGCTGCGCGACGGTCTGCGTCTCGTTGACTCCGCCCCCGACTCCGAATGGGTCGCGAAAAAAGTGCCCGATGCCGGCGGCGTCTATATGGTGCCTGCCTTCGTCGGACTCGGCGCACCGTATTGGGACATGAATGCGCGCGGCATGATCATCGGCCTCACGCGCGGCACTACGAAGGCGCACATCGTTCGCGCCACGCTCGACTCCCTCGCCTATCAGACGCGCGACGTGCTCGGTGCGATGGAAGCCGACTCGGGCAACCGCCTCGCCGCGCTCAAGGTCGATGGCGGCGCCGTAGCCAACAACCTCCTCATGCAGTTCCAGGCCGACCTCCTCGGCGTTCCCGTCGACCGCCCGCAGATCACGGAGACGACCGCCTTGGGCGCCGCCTACCTCGCAGGTCTTGCCACGGGAGTCTGGGCGTCGAAGGAAGAGCTGAAGAAGAGCTGGCAGCTCGACACACGGTTTACGCCCGCCCTTGACAAGAAAGATGCGGACAAGCTCTACAAGGGCTGGAGGAAGGCTGTCAAACACGCCGCGAACTGGCTCGAGGATGAAGAATAGGAGGATGTACGATGTACGATAATCTTCTCGGCGAATTTTTCGGCACGCTCGTCCTTATCGTCTTCGGCTGCGGCGTCTGCGCCACATGCTCCCTCGAAGGCTCCAAGGGCAAGGGCGGCGGCTGGATCTGCATCGTCTTTGGCTGGGGCTTTGCCGTGACCTTCGGCGTATTCACCGCCATCTCGCTCGGTGCGCCGCAGGCTGACCTCAATCCTGCCGTCACCATCGGCAAAATGCTTGCCGGCGTCTACAACTTCCAGCAGTTCCTCGCGACTTCCGTCATCCAGATCCTCGGCGGCATCGCAGGCGCCGCCATCGTCTGGCTCGCCTATCTGCCCCATTTTGAAAAGACTCAGGACAAGGCGACGAAGCTCGGCCTCTTCTGCACGGCGCCCGCGATTCGCTGCGCTTGGAAGAACTTCCTCTGCGAGTTCATCGCAACCTTCTTCCTGCTCTTCATGATCTGGGCGATCTTCGCCAAGGTCAACGGCCCGTTCGTGCCCGGCTACGGCCCGTACATCGTCGGCATCCTCATCGTCGGCCTCGGCCTCAGCCTCGGCGGCCCCACGGGCTACGCGATGAATCCCGCGCGCGACCTCGGTCCTCGCCTCGCCCACTTCCTCCTGCCCATCGCGGGCAAGGGCGGCAGCGACTTCGCCTACGGCTGGATCCCCGTCGTCGCCCCCCTCGCCGGCGCCGCCGCCGCCTACTTCGTAGCGCACGGCATCGGCATGC of the Selenomonas sputigena genome contains:
- the glpK gene encoding glycerol kinase GlpK gives rise to the protein MGQKYVMALDAGTTSNRAIIFDVDSKIVGVAQKEFTQHFPQPGWVEHDAEEIWSSMHEVMREALEQSGLVASDIAAIGITNQRETAVVWDRTTGRPIYNAIVWQSRQTADICEDLKRQGLVDEFKEKTGLVIDAYFSGTKVKWILDHVEGARARAEKGELAFGTIDTWLLWKLTGGKEHKTDYSNASRTLMFNIKTLEWDEALLKHLTVPKSLLPEVRPSSEVYGHTIPSIIGASVPVAGMAGDQQSALFGQNCFSPGEAKNTYGTGCFLLMNTGTDICMSKNGLVTTIAWGLDGKVEYALEGSIFVGGSAIQWLRDGLRLVDSAPDSEWVAKKVPDAGGVYMVPAFVGLGAPYWDMNARGMIIGLTRGTTKAHIVRATLDSLAYQTRDVLGAMEADSGNRLAALKVDGGAVANNLLMQFQADLLGVPVDRPQITETTALGAAYLAGLATGVWASKEELKKSWQLDTRFTPALDKKDADKLYKGWRKAVKHAANWLEDEE
- a CDS encoding MIP/aquaporin family protein, whose product is MYDNLLGEFFGTLVLIVFGCGVCATCSLEGSKGKGGGWICIVFGWGFAVTFGVFTAISLGAPQADLNPAVTIGKMLAGVYNFQQFLATSVIQILGGIAGAAIVWLAYLPHFEKTQDKATKLGLFCTAPAIRCAWKNFLCEFIATFFLLFMIWAIFAKVNGPFVPGYGPYIVGILIVGLGLSLGGPTGYAMNPARDLGPRLAHFLLPIAGKGGSDFAYGWIPVVAPLAGAAAAYFVAHGIGML